The following are encoded in a window of Pseudomonas graminis genomic DNA:
- a CDS encoding SRPBCC family protein, with protein sequence MAQASASVRIPVSADKVWALTGGFLSLNDWLPFIKTSESQEGGRVRHLITDDGAEITERLETYDNKARTYSYSIDKGPFPISSYLATLKIKEDGANGALVDWSGVFTADGVSDAEVEALFKGIYEGGLEALKANF encoded by the coding sequence ATGGCTCAAGCATCTGCATCCGTTCGCATCCCGGTCTCGGCCGACAAGGTCTGGGCGCTGACCGGAGGCTTCCTGTCGCTGAACGATTGGCTGCCCTTCATCAAGACAAGCGAGTCGCAGGAAGGCGGGCGCGTGCGTCATCTGATCACCGACGACGGCGCTGAAATCACCGAGCGTCTGGAGACTTACGACAACAAGGCGCGCACCTACAGCTATTCCATCGACAAAGGGCCGTTTCCAATCAGTTCGTATCTGGCAACGCTGAAAATCAAAGAAGACGGCGCCAATGGGGCGTTGGTGGATTGGTCAGGGGTTTTCACCGCCGACGGTGTTTCCGATGCGGAAGTCGAGGCGTTGTTCAAGGGCATTTACGAGGGTGGTCTTGAGGCGCTGAAGGCCAATTTCTAA
- the ycaC gene encoding isochorismate family cysteine hydrolase YcaC yields MTVPYKRLNKDDAVVLLVDHQTGLISLVQDFTPNEFKNNVLALADCAKFFNLPTILTTSFETGPNGPLVPELKAMFPDAPYIARPGQINAWDNEDFVKAIKATGRKQIIIAGVVTDVCVAFPTLCALEEGFDVFVVTDASGTFNDVVQKAAWARMTAAGAQLMNWFSVACELQGDWRNDMEGLANLLSQRIPNYRNLMNSYSAFTAK; encoded by the coding sequence ATGACCGTTCCCTACAAGCGCTTGAACAAAGATGATGCCGTGGTTCTGCTGGTCGATCACCAGACCGGCCTGATCTCGCTGGTGCAGGACTTCACGCCGAACGAGTTCAAGAACAACGTGCTGGCCCTGGCCGACTGCGCCAAGTTCTTCAACCTGCCGACCATCCTCACCACCAGCTTCGAAACCGGCCCGAACGGCCCGCTGGTGCCCGAGCTCAAGGCGATGTTCCCGGACGCGCCTTACATTGCCCGTCCTGGCCAGATCAACGCCTGGGACAACGAAGATTTCGTCAAGGCAATCAAGGCCACCGGCCGCAAGCAGATCATCATCGCCGGCGTCGTGACTGACGTCTGCGTGGCGTTCCCGACTCTGTGCGCGCTGGAAGAAGGTTTCGACGTGTTCGTGGTCACCGATGCGTCGGGCACCTTCAATGACGTGGTGCAAAAAGCCGCGTGGGCGCGCATGACCGCCGCCGGTGCACAGTTGATGAACTGGTTCTCGGTGGCCTGCGAGCTGCAGGGCGACTGGCGCAACGACATGGAAGGCCTGGCAAATCTGTTGTCCCAGCGCATTCCGAACTACCGCAACCTGATGAACAGCTATTCGGCCTTCACCGCCAAGTAA
- a CDS encoding amidohydrolase → MNVDLILFNGNFHTVDQEKPKASAVAISGGKFVAVGSDAEIMAQRGAATQVIDMHKRTVIPGLNDSHLHLIRGGLNYNLELRWEGVPSLADALRMLKAQADRTPTPQWVRVVGGWNEFQFAEKRMPTLEELNQAAPDTPVFVLHLYDRALLNRAALRVAGYTRDTPNPPGGEIVRDSNGDPTGMLVAKPNAMILYSTLAKGPKLPLEYQVNSTRQFMRELNRLGLTSAIDAGGGYQNYPDDYAVITQLAEAKQLTVRIAYNLFTQKPKEELEDFKHWTNTVTLHQGDDFLRHNGAGEMLTFSAADFEDFLEPRPDLPAGMEQDLEPVVRHLVEHRWPFRLHATYDESISRMLDVFEKVNRDIPFNGIPWFFDHCETITPKNIERVKALGGGIAIQDRMAFQGEYFVERYGAKAGEHTPPIKRMLAEGVPVGAGTDATRVSSYNPWTSLYWMVSGRTVGGLELYPEGLSRETALELFTRGSAWFSSEQGKKGQIKVGQLADVVALSQDFFSVPEESIKWIESVLTIVDGKVVYGAGEFDDLAPPSVPVLPDWSPVSKVPGHWRPGAPMAAAVHQCSGPCGVHAHSHDKARQSKVPVSDFQGFWGAFGCSCFAF, encoded by the coding sequence ATGAACGTCGATCTGATTCTCTTCAATGGTAATTTCCACACGGTTGACCAGGAAAAACCCAAGGCCAGCGCCGTGGCCATCAGCGGCGGGAAATTCGTCGCCGTGGGCAGCGACGCGGAGATCATGGCCCAGCGCGGCGCGGCCACGCAGGTCATCGACATGCACAAGCGCACGGTGATCCCGGGCCTCAATGACTCGCACTTGCACCTGATCCGTGGCGGGCTCAATTACAACCTCGAACTTCGCTGGGAAGGCGTGCCGTCGCTCGCCGACGCGCTGCGCATGCTCAAGGCCCAGGCTGATCGCACACCCACGCCGCAATGGGTGCGCGTGGTCGGTGGCTGGAACGAATTCCAGTTTGCCGAAAAACGCATGCCAACCCTCGAAGAACTCAACCAGGCTGCGCCCGACACCCCGGTGTTCGTCCTCCACCTGTACGACCGCGCGCTGCTCAACCGCGCCGCGCTGCGTGTGGCCGGCTACACCCGCGACACGCCGAACCCGCCGGGTGGCGAGATTGTCCGCGACAGCAACGGCGACCCGACCGGCATGCTGGTGGCCAAGCCCAACGCGATGATTCTCTACTCGACCCTGGCCAAGGGGCCGAAGCTGCCGCTGGAGTATCAGGTCAACTCTACGCGCCAGTTCATGCGCGAGCTGAACCGCCTGGGCCTGACCAGCGCCATCGACGCCGGCGGCGGCTACCAGAACTACCCGGACGATTACGCCGTGATCACGCAACTGGCCGAGGCCAAACAGCTGACCGTGCGCATCGCCTACAACCTGTTCACCCAGAAGCCCAAGGAAGAGCTGGAAGACTTCAAGCACTGGACCAACACTGTCACGCTGCATCAGGGCGACGACTTCCTGCGTCACAACGGCGCCGGCGAGATGCTGACCTTCTCGGCCGCGGATTTCGAAGACTTCCTCGAACCGCGCCCCGATTTGCCCGCGGGCATGGAGCAGGACCTCGAGCCGGTGGTGCGTCACCTGGTCGAGCACCGCTGGCCGTTCCGCCTGCACGCCACCTATGACGAATCGATCTCGCGCATGCTCGACGTGTTCGAGAAGGTCAATCGCGACATTCCGTTCAACGGCATCCCGTGGTTCTTCGACCACTGCGAAACCATCACGCCGAAGAACATCGAGCGGGTCAAGGCGCTGGGCGGCGGCATCGCCATTCAGGACCGCATGGCCTTCCAGGGCGAGTATTTCGTCGAGCGCTACGGTGCCAAGGCCGGCGAGCACACGCCACCGATCAAACGCATGCTGGCCGAAGGCGTGCCGGTGGGTGCCGGGACCGACGCCACCCGCGTGTCGAGCTACAACCCGTGGACCTCGCTGTACTGGATGGTCAGCGGTCGCACCGTCGGCGGCCTGGAGCTGTACCCGGAAGGCTTGTCCCGGGAAACCGCGCTGGAACTGTTCACCCGTGGCAGCGCCTGGTTTTCGTCCGAGCAGGGCAAAAAGGGCCAGATCAAAGTCGGCCAGCTGGCGGACGTGGTGGCGTTGTCCCAGGACTTCTTCAGCGTGCCGGAAGAGTCGATCAAGTGGATCGAATCGGTGCTGACCATCGTTGACGGCAAAGTGGTGTACGGCGCCGGCGAGTTCGACGATCTGGCACCGCCGAGCGTGCCGGTGCTGCCGGACTGGTCACCGGTTTCCAAGGTTCCGGGCCACTGGCGCCCGGGGGCACCTATGGCCGCGGCGGTTCACCAGTGCAGCGGCCCTTGCGGCGTACATGCCCACAGCCACGATAAAGCGCGCCAGTCGAAAGTACCGGTCAGCGACTTCCAGGGTTTCTGGGGTGCGTTTGGCTGCTCGTGCTTCGCCTTCTGA
- a CDS encoding antibiotic biosynthesis monooxygenase: MPDYATTADSVPTSKLSADEIVTLVVKHRIKAGLEAQYEAWLRRIVAMAASYPGHLGVDVIRGKADGLHMFTCVLRFCSTDAMQRWMDSSHRRELVAEAAPMLADGDFTEVNPHNEFWFIPAAESPPPRWKQACVTFLVICPLTLLVPLVWGPVFRLYPLLAHYIISTALVTVTIVLLVVYVLMPRATRLFAPWLNARPAPVAGADHEG; encoded by the coding sequence ATGCCTGATTACGCCACGACCGCCGACTCTGTCCCGACGTCGAAACTGTCCGCCGACGAGATCGTCACCCTGGTGGTCAAGCACCGGATCAAGGCCGGGCTGGAAGCCCAATACGAAGCCTGGCTGCGGCGCATCGTCGCCATGGCGGCCAGCTACCCCGGGCATCTGGGCGTGGACGTCATACGCGGCAAGGCCGACGGCTTGCACATGTTTACCTGCGTGTTGCGCTTCTGTTCGACCGACGCCATGCAGCGCTGGATGGACTCTTCTCACCGCCGCGAGCTCGTCGCCGAAGCAGCGCCCATGCTGGCCGACGGCGATTTCACCGAGGTCAACCCGCACAATGAATTCTGGTTCATCCCCGCCGCTGAAAGCCCGCCGCCACGCTGGAAACAGGCCTGCGTGACCTTTCTGGTCATCTGCCCGCTGACCCTGCTGGTCCCGCTGGTCTGGGGACCGGTGTTCCGCCTGTACCCGCTGTTGGCCCATTACATCATCAGCACCGCACTGGTCACCGTGACCATCGTCCTGCTGGTGGTCTACGTGCTGATGCCCCGCGCGACGCGGCTGTTTGCACCCTGGCTGAATGCCCGGCCCGCGCCGGTGGCCGGAGCCGATCATGAAGGATGA
- a CDS encoding DoxX family protein, which produces MTYPTHNDRAQDLGLLFLRSAGALFLLFVHGLPKLLDFNTQLTLIEDPFHLGATLTLSMAIFAEVLCPLLILTGVLARLACLPILILLLVALIVVHSEWSVEQGQFGWLLLIIFTSVLIAGPGRLALNHGLPGALRYA; this is translated from the coding sequence ATGACCTACCCAACCCACAACGACCGCGCACAAGACCTCGGGCTGCTATTCCTCAGATCCGCCGGCGCACTGTTCCTGCTGTTCGTCCACGGCCTGCCCAAACTGCTCGACTTCAACACCCAGCTGACCCTCATCGAAGACCCGTTTCACCTCGGCGCCACCCTCACCCTGAGCATGGCCATCTTCGCCGAAGTCCTTTGCCCCCTGCTGATTCTGACCGGCGTACTGGCGCGACTGGCGTGCCTGCCTATTCTCATCCTGCTGCTGGTCGCGCTCATCGTGGTACACAGCGAGTGGAGCGTCGAACAGGGCCAGTTCGGCTGGTTATTACTGATTATCTTCACCAGTGTGCTGATCGCCGGACCCGGTCGTCTGGCGCTCAACCATGGTTTGCCTGGAGCGCTTCGCTATGCCTGA
- a CDS encoding LysR family transcriptional regulator, protein MNRNDLRRVDMNLLVIFEALMFERNLTRVAEKLFMGQPAISAALARLRDLFDDPLLLRNGRAMEPTARALAILKELQPALDTISGAVSRAKEFDPATSCDIFRIGLSDDAEFGLFPPLLNRLREEAPGIIVVVRRANFLLMPALLASGEISVGISYTTELPANAKRKKLRDIGVKVLRGDKRPEPLTLDEFCQRPHTMVSFSGDLSGNIDIDLAKVGRARRVVVAVPQFSGLRALLAGTELIATVPDYAACALIEGCALRAEDPPFPIEPAELSMVWAGVHDNDPAERWLRSRITEFMSQETRPLP, encoded by the coding sequence ATGAACCGCAACGACCTGCGCCGCGTCGACATGAACCTGCTGGTGATCTTCGAAGCGTTGATGTTCGAGCGCAACCTCACGCGGGTAGCGGAAAAGCTGTTCATGGGCCAGCCAGCGATCAGTGCGGCACTGGCCAGATTGCGCGACCTGTTCGACGACCCCTTGCTGCTGCGCAACGGCCGCGCCATGGAGCCCACCGCCCGGGCCCTTGCGATCCTCAAGGAACTGCAACCGGCGCTGGACACCATCTCCGGGGCGGTGAGTCGGGCGAAGGAATTCGATCCGGCGACCAGCTGCGACATTTTCCGCATTGGCTTGTCGGACGACGCCGAGTTCGGCCTGTTCCCGCCGTTGCTCAACCGTCTGCGTGAAGAAGCGCCGGGCATCATCGTGGTGGTGCGCCGGGCGAACTTCCTGCTGATGCCGGCGTTGCTGGCGTCGGGGGAGATTTCCGTGGGCATCAGCTACACCACTGAACTGCCGGCCAACGCCAAGCGCAAGAAGCTGCGCGACATCGGCGTCAAGGTATTGCGCGGCGACAAACGCCCGGAGCCGTTGACGCTGGACGAATTCTGCCAGCGGCCGCACACCATGGTGTCGTTCTCGGGTGACCTGAGCGGCAACATCGATATCGATCTGGCGAAAGTCGGGCGGGCGAGGAGGGTGGTGGTGGCGGTGCCGCAGTTCAGCGGATTGCGTGCGCTGCTGGCGGGCACCGAGCTGATCGCGACGGTCCCGGACTACGCTGCCTGCGCCCTGATTGAGGGGTGCGCATTGCGAGCAGAGGATCCGCCCTTTCCGATCGAGCCTGCCGAGTTGTCGATGGTCTGGGCGGGCGTGCACGATAACGACCCGGCGGAGCGGTGGCTGCGCTCGCGGATTACTGAGTTCATGTCTCAGGAGACGCGGCCTTTGCCGTAG
- a CDS encoding helix-turn-helix domain-containing protein: MTAFNPLLNPESVLERVALSPWQERRAKDLMSSQMDKGLSIARIAAECSLSRSHFSRAFKKNTGLSPRDWFLQMRLDKARALLGESVLTISQISLDCGFADQSHFTRVFSRVVGLTPCSWRRTMALLPAKGRLAQRAHAC, from the coding sequence ATGACTGCATTCAACCCCTTGCTGAACCCCGAATCCGTTCTCGAACGCGTCGCGCTGTCGCCGTGGCAGGAGCGTCGGGCCAAGGACTTGATGTCCAGCCAGATGGACAAAGGGCTGTCCATCGCCCGCATCGCTGCGGAATGTTCGCTGTCGCGCAGTCACTTCTCCCGCGCGTTCAAGAAGAACACCGGGCTTTCCCCTCGCGACTGGTTCTTGCAGATGCGCCTGGACAAGGCCCGGGCGTTGCTTGGCGAGTCAGTGCTGACCATCTCGCAGATCAGCCTGGATTGCGGTTTCGCCGACCAGTCGCATTTCACCCGGGTGTTCAGTCGAGTGGTAGGGCTGACCCCGTGCAGCTGGCGCCGGACCATGGCCCTCTTGCCAGCCAAGGGGCGTTTGGCCCAGCGCGCGCACGCCTGTTGA
- a CDS encoding phosphohydrolase → MTTRYVAGILIPDGAMALAATDLMRDHQSDLLLNAACRTFVFASLLGHSRGLRFDTDLLYTAALFLRIGITRLYAQSQLRFEVDSANAAAQFLRGHGRSWDDIAQVWDAIALHTTPGIPQHKPPLTALLCAAVETDLTGAHCQCFSPAAQARVLAAYPREPGFKFKFLHVMAMGQLHRPHSTLGTTNADVLSFHAHRMHAGGFCERLLASTWPY, encoded by the coding sequence GTGACCACCCGATACGTGGCCGGAATTTTGATCCCCGACGGTGCGATGGCCCTAGCGGCAACCGACCTGATGCGTGATCACCAGTCCGACCTGCTGCTGAACGCGGCCTGCCGCACGTTCGTCTTCGCCAGCCTGTTGGGGCACAGTCGCGGCCTGCGTTTCGATACCGACCTCTTGTACACCGCCGCACTGTTTCTGCGCATCGGCATCACCCGGCTGTACGCCCAGTCACAACTGCGGTTTGAAGTCGACAGCGCCAACGCCGCCGCCCAGTTCCTGCGCGGGCATGGCCGGTCGTGGGATGACATCGCCCAGGTCTGGGACGCCATCGCGCTGCACACCACGCCGGGCATCCCGCAGCACAAACCGCCGTTGACCGCCCTGCTCTGCGCCGCGGTCGAAACCGATTTGACCGGCGCGCATTGCCAGTGCTTCAGCCCCGCCGCCCAGGCGCGGGTGTTGGCCGCTTACCCCCGGGAACCCGGTTTCAAATTCAAGTTTCTGCATGTCATGGCGATGGGGCAGCTGCATCGCCCGCACTCCACGCTGGGCACGACCAACGCCGACGTGCTGTCGTTTCACGCCCATCGTATGCACGCGGGCGGCTTTTGCGAACGACTGCTTGCTTCGACATGGCCGTATTGA
- a CDS encoding ATP-binding protein, translating to MSSVFHGPYTAISSAGAFGPLWLERLVWQLLFVDGEVAHYRVTLTQEDRHWRIVRPAPDASIAAVRRLEHEFSLAPRLMPQWAVQPVALLSGPEGTLMVLEDASGVALHDQPEPLSIEGFLQRAIAAAAAVSGAHEAGLLHRDIKPCNLIQDADGVVRLSGFGLSVDVQLASQLPVFDAICGSLGYMAPEQSRRIQRQADQRSDLYALGMTLYEWLAGRLPFEATDAVEWVYCHVARIPPPLSQHRGDVPEPLAGLVHRLIAKNPDDRYQSAAALHRDLNEMLRQWQELRDIPDLQPHLSNGQHDASIRTPSHDSTLALRDLKAWSARTSINLSGRDALDLSSVMKSAHALRDESEQDRLIETLLRNTIVHAGAQRALLLLVKDEAPVIRAIGQSGAEGLHIELADRAPDKQHLPLSVLYRVMRTRQRLVMDDVCGDAYFGADEYVRQHGVRSALCVPLVKQSRVLGVLYLENNLAPGVFTLCRTEVLELLASQAAISLETVRLHQELEQENARRRDVEIALRGARARLASVAQATVMGELAASIAHEINQPLASMVSNAAAGIRWLNRENPQVDEALSGLRDIVAQGRRAGEIVNALQSLARQGPHHRRQLLINDVIRHVVALTGVEVEQQRVLMTTHLTCSPLRVCASSVQLQQVVLNLILNALDAMSAGDHVLRRLSITSEVVGRDYVVVSVEDSGRGIEPVDLHQLFNAFFTTKDKGMGMGLAICQSIITAHGGHLYAMPARFGGATFVFTLPVVE from the coding sequence ATGAGCAGCGTTTTTCACGGGCCATACACGGCTATCTCCAGCGCCGGGGCATTCGGGCCCTTGTGGCTGGAGCGGCTCGTCTGGCAGTTGCTGTTTGTCGATGGGGAAGTCGCCCATTACCGGGTCACGCTGACCCAGGAGGATCGCCACTGGCGCATCGTTCGTCCTGCTCCCGACGCCTCGATCGCTGCAGTCCGCCGTCTTGAACACGAATTCTCACTGGCGCCCCGGCTGATGCCGCAATGGGCCGTGCAGCCGGTGGCGCTGCTGTCGGGGCCGGAAGGCACGTTGATGGTGCTGGAGGATGCCAGCGGCGTGGCGCTTCATGATCAGCCCGAGCCGCTGTCCATCGAAGGCTTTTTGCAGCGGGCCATCGCTGCCGCTGCCGCCGTATCAGGCGCTCACGAAGCAGGCCTGCTGCACCGCGATATCAAACCATGCAACCTGATCCAGGACGCAGACGGCGTGGTCCGGCTCAGCGGTTTCGGCCTGAGCGTCGATGTTCAGTTGGCGTCGCAGCTGCCGGTATTCGACGCCATTTGTGGCTCCCTCGGCTACATGGCGCCCGAACAGTCGCGCCGGATTCAGCGTCAGGCTGACCAGCGCAGCGACCTTTACGCGCTGGGCATGACCCTTTATGAATGGCTGGCCGGGCGATTGCCCTTCGAGGCCACCGATGCGGTGGAATGGGTGTATTGCCACGTTGCGCGAATACCGCCGCCGCTGAGCCAGCACCGCGGTGACGTCCCTGAGCCGTTGGCCGGTCTGGTGCATCGTTTGATCGCTAAAAACCCGGATGACCGTTACCAAAGCGCGGCGGCCCTGCACCGGGATTTGAACGAAATGCTGCGTCAGTGGCAGGAACTGCGGGACATTCCGGATCTTCAGCCTCACCTGTCCAATGGCCAACATGACGCTTCTATCCGCACGCCTTCCCACGATTCGACCCTTGCGTTGCGTGATCTGAAGGCGTGGTCGGCGCGCACATCGATCAACCTGAGCGGACGTGATGCCCTGGACCTGTCCTCCGTCATGAAATCCGCCCACGCGCTGCGCGACGAGAGTGAGCAGGACCGGCTGATCGAAACGCTGTTGCGCAACACCATCGTTCACGCCGGTGCGCAACGGGCTTTGCTGTTGTTGGTGAAGGACGAGGCGCCGGTGATTCGCGCAATCGGCCAGAGCGGCGCCGAGGGCTTGCACATCGAGTTGGCGGACCGGGCCCCAGACAAACAGCATCTGCCGCTGTCGGTCCTGTACCGGGTGATGCGCACACGCCAGCGCTTGGTGATGGACGATGTCTGCGGCGATGCCTACTTCGGTGCCGATGAATACGTGCGCCAGCATGGGGTGCGCTCGGCATTGTGCGTGCCGCTGGTTAAGCAGAGCAGGGTGCTCGGCGTGTTGTACCTGGAAAACAACCTCGCGCCCGGCGTGTTCACGCTCTGTCGCACCGAAGTGCTGGAACTGCTCGCCAGCCAGGCGGCGATTTCCCTGGAAACCGTCCGCCTGCATCAGGAACTGGAGCAGGAAAACGCGCGGCGCCGGGATGTCGAGATCGCCCTGCGCGGTGCTCGGGCTCGGCTGGCCAGCGTCGCCCAGGCCACGGTGATGGGTGAGCTGGCAGCGTCCATTGCCCACGAAATCAATCAGCCGCTGGCGTCGATGGTGTCCAATGCCGCCGCCGGCATCCGCTGGCTCAATCGCGAAAACCCGCAGGTGGACGAAGCCTTGTCCGGGCTGCGCGACATCGTTGCCCAGGGCCGGCGCGCGGGGGAGATTGTCAACGCGCTGCAGAGTCTGGCGCGGCAGGGGCCCCACCACCGGCGACAGCTGCTGATCAATGACGTGATTCGTCATGTGGTGGCGCTGACCGGTGTCGAAGTCGAACAGCAGCGGGTTTTGATGACCACTCATCTGACCTGTTCACCGTTGCGGGTCTGCGCCTCCAGCGTGCAACTGCAGCAAGTGGTGCTGAACCTGATCCTCAATGCGCTGGACGCCATGAGCGCAGGCGATCACGTGCTGCGACGGCTGTCTATCACCAGCGAAGTGGTGGGCCGCGATTACGTGGTTGTCAGCGTTGAAGACAGCGGCCGCGGCATCGAACCTGTGGACCTGCATCAGTTGTTCAACGCGTTTTTCACCACCAAGGACAAAGGCATGGGCATGGGACTGGCGATCTGTCAGTCGATCATCACTGCCCACGGCGGCCACCTCTACGCCATGCCGGCCCGCTTCGGCGGTGCGACCTTCGTGTTCACCTTGCCCGTCGTCGAGTAG
- a CDS encoding response regulator transcription factor — protein sequence MNVNPKVYVVDDDAAIRTSLQRLLHSADIACEVFDSAQAFLDRPLSQGPICLLLDVNLAQGTGFDLQQTLLDRGQTFPIIFMTGYGTIAMSVRAIKAGAREFLTKPFEPEQLLDLVREALTSDAANMDERCLTACVKARFDSLTPRERQVMALLITGKMNKQIAGELGTSEVTAKVHKKHVLTKMDARNVIELVKMSDRLGCLAK from the coding sequence ATGAACGTGAACCCCAAGGTCTATGTGGTGGACGACGACGCTGCCATCCGCACTTCCTTACAGCGGCTGTTGCATTCGGCAGACATCGCCTGCGAAGTGTTCGACAGCGCCCAGGCGTTTCTCGACCGCCCCCTGAGCCAGGGTCCCATCTGCTTGCTGCTGGATGTCAATCTGGCCCAGGGCACAGGCTTCGATCTGCAACAGACCTTGCTGGATCGCGGCCAGACCTTCCCGATCATTTTCATGACCGGTTACGGCACCATCGCCATGTCCGTGCGCGCTATCAAGGCCGGCGCCCGGGAGTTCCTGACCAAACCCTTCGAACCGGAGCAGCTGCTGGATCTGGTGCGTGAAGCGCTGACCAGTGACGCGGCAAACATGGACGAGCGCTGCCTGACCGCCTGCGTGAAAGCGCGTTTCGACAGCCTCACGCCGAGGGAACGGCAAGTCATGGCGCTGCTGATCACCGGCAAGATGAATAAACAGATTGCCGGTGAATTGGGAACCAGCGAAGTGACTGCAAAGGTGCATAAAAAGCACGTCCTGACAAAGATGGATGCGCGCAATGTCATTGAGCTGGTGAAGATGAGTGATCGGCTGGGTTGCCTGGCGAAATGA
- a CDS encoding ATP-binding protein, protein MISLGQTMISREHRDVFKDGVAMRIGTRAFDILDILLRHQGQLVSKELILQSVWPDTVVEENNLQVHISALRKALGNDRERIRTVPGRGYVLLGGESVDAHNPPHNHARTPSMLHGISCHHRLPARIALLGRQALLDEVSNALAEGCALVTLIGPGGVGKTALAAELGQTLLDAGTTPVYFVPLAQLQCAELLLEAFASAVGVDCSGGDPDLQGLIRCLQQQPGLIILDNCEHLVESVASLLEVILRGAPAVRAVATSREPLRIAGERSLQVPPLDVPELNASRETILRSASAQLFLRQWRALDSHLTADGKAELDDYSVELVGEICRRLDGMPLALEMAAARACALGLYQLVASLDGSLHMLSASLRTAPPRQQTLQASLAWSLRLLGREERTVLRRLAELDGRFTLERACDALQRTRLPRACIMDCIVRLATKSLLMVSAQGPFRFYRMLGTTRACLLIASAHDTASTETHAPRAQDYDAPSALATLQSIRAVPAGPDGYHARHQRALAIGR, encoded by the coding sequence ATGATAAGTCTCGGTCAGACGATGATTTCCCGCGAGCACAGAGACGTGTTCAAGGACGGCGTCGCCATGCGCATTGGCACCCGCGCTTTCGACATACTCGACATCTTGCTGCGTCATCAGGGTCAGTTGGTCAGCAAGGAACTGATCCTTCAGAGTGTCTGGCCGGACACCGTGGTTGAAGAGAACAACCTGCAAGTGCATATCTCCGCGCTGCGCAAAGCGTTGGGCAACGACCGTGAGCGGATCCGTACTGTGCCTGGCCGCGGCTATGTGCTACTGGGCGGGGAAAGCGTCGATGCCCACAACCCTCCGCACAACCATGCTCGCACGCCGTCCATGCTGCACGGCATCAGTTGCCATCACCGCCTGCCGGCCCGCATCGCTTTGCTCGGGCGCCAGGCGTTGCTGGATGAAGTCAGCAACGCTCTGGCCGAGGGCTGCGCGCTGGTCACGCTGATCGGCCCGGGCGGCGTGGGCAAAACCGCCCTGGCCGCCGAATTGGGCCAGACCCTGCTGGACGCCGGCACAACCCCCGTGTACTTCGTGCCGCTGGCGCAACTGCAATGCGCCGAGCTGCTGCTGGAAGCGTTTGCCAGCGCGGTCGGCGTGGACTGCAGCGGTGGTGATCCGGACCTGCAAGGGCTGATCCGCTGTCTGCAGCAGCAGCCGGGGCTGATCATTCTGGACAACTGCGAGCATCTGGTCGAAAGCGTCGCCAGCCTGCTGGAGGTGATTCTGCGCGGAGCACCGGCGGTGCGCGCGGTTGCCACCAGCCGCGAGCCGTTGCGCATCGCCGGCGAGCGCAGCCTGCAGGTGCCGCCCCTGGACGTCCCTGAGCTCAATGCCTCCCGAGAGACCATTCTGCGCAGCGCGTCGGCGCAGTTGTTTCTGCGTCAGTGGCGTGCGCTGGACAGCCATCTGACGGCTGACGGCAAGGCCGAGCTGGACGATTACAGCGTCGAGCTGGTGGGCGAAATCTGCCGCCGGCTCGACGGTATGCCGCTGGCACTGGAAATGGCCGCCGCCCGGGCGTGTGCCCTGGGGCTTTATCAACTGGTGGCGAGCCTGGACGGCAGCCTGCACATGCTCTCGGCGTCATTGCGCACCGCGCCGCCACGTCAGCAAACGCTGCAGGCATCGCTGGCTTGGAGCCTGCGTTTGCTCGGTCGCGAAGAGCGCACCGTGCTGCGGCGGCTGGCGGAGCTGGACGGTCGCTTTACGCTGGAACGTGCCTGCGACGCCTTGCAGCGAACCCGTTTGCCGCGGGCCTGCATCATGGATTGCATCGTGCGTCTGGCCACCAAGTCGCTGCTGATGGTCAGTGCCCAGGGACCCTTCCGTTTCTATCGAATGCTCGGTACAACCCGCGCCTGCCTGCTGATCGCAAGCGCCCACGACACCGCCTCGACGGAGACCCACGCGCCGCGTGCGCAGGATTACGACGCACCGTCGGCCCTGGCGACGCTGCAAAGCATCAGGGCTGTGCCGGCCGGGCCCGACGGGTATCATGCGCGGCATCAAAGAGCATTGGCCATTGGCCGTTAA